TTAAATAAGTAGGTAACGTTCCTACCAAGGTTTTACCCTCTCCCGTGGCCATCTCAGCGATTTTTCCGCTATGTAAGACAATACCACCAATCAATTGGACATCGTAATGAACCATGTTCCAAGTGACTTCAGTACCAGCTGCCATCCATTTGTTTTTCCAAATTGCTTTATCTCCATTGATGACAACATTTGGTTTGTAAACAGCCAGTTCTCTATCAAAATCGTTGGCAGTAACCTCTAATTCTTCGTTTTCCGTCAAACGTCTGGAAGTTTCTTTAACCACGGCAAATGCCTCCGGCAAAATATCCTTCAATACCTCTTCCAACTTCTTATCACGGTCTTTGGACAGTTTGTCCACTTGCTCGTAAATAGAAGTTTTCTTTGCCATATCATCCTCATCTTCTTCCGCTTCCTTCTTTAGCGAATCAATTTCTTGGTCAATATCTGCTAGGTAATTCTTAATTCTTTCTTTGAAATCAACGGTCTTGGCACGTAACTCGTCATTGGTTAGATTTGAAAGCTTCTCATATTCAGCTTTGATTTGGTCTACCACAGGCTGAATTCCCTTGATATCTCTCTCGGATTTACTTCCAAATAATTTACTTAAAAACTTTAACATAATTTTTTTTCTATCTCAACTTAAGATTTTGTACAATAATGACTCCAAAGTAAAATTGCAGACAATTTGACACTAATCGGGCAAATTTAGTTATTAGATATGATATCTAACAGCTTAGACCCATTTTTTTTACGTTATTTTTTTGAATATGTCAGTTCCCTAATGCTATCAGGAGGCCAAGATATATTTGTGTTCGTTTAGTGCTTTTTACAGGCTTTTTTGAACACAATATAAGGACCTACTGGTAGCAGCTAACTTATGACAAAAATAATTTCTTTTCCGAATGCGGTATAAAGCCAAGTTCCTGAGCCTTTTCAAACATCTTGGTAATTGCGTTACGTCCTTCAATGCCCAACGCTACTGAATATTTATTGACATAAAGTTCGATATGCTTGTACATCACCTCTTCACTCATTTCCTGTGCATGTGCGCGAATAAACTCAAGACCAGACTTTGGATTGGCAAATGCAAACTCCACACTATCTTTCAAGATTGCATTCAATGTATCTTTCACTTCTTCCGGTAGACTACGTTTTACAACAATTCCGCCAAGAGGAATCGGAAATTTTGTCGTTTTCTCCCAATAGTCCCCGAGATCGACAACTTTATGCAATCCTTTTTCCGCATAGGTGAATCTATTTTCGTGAATAATCAATCCTAAATCAATAGAACCATCCAATAAGGCGCCTTCGATATCAGAAAAAACCAGTTCTACTTTATTTTTCAATTCAGGGAAAGCCAAGCTCAATAAAAAATTAGCCGTTGTATATTTTCCTGGATAGCCAACTTTCAATTGATCGAATGCTTCCATGCTTTCTGCCCGTTCCAATTTTTGTTGCAGCAATTTTGCTAATTTGGGATCCTTGGTAATCAGCATAGGCCCCACACCGAAACCCAATGCGCTTCCCGCATCAAGTAATTCATAGTCCTCAACAGCATAGGCGAAAGCATGATAACTTAGTTTGGTAATATCAAGCTCGCCTTGAAAAGCTTTTAAGTTTAAGGTCTCCACATCGTGATATTCCACTTCAAAATCCAATCCCTTAGTATCTATCTTATGATGAATCAATGCATCAAAAATAAATGTATCATTGGGGCATGGAGAAAATCCTAATGTTAATTTCATGTTGTACAAATTTTTCCCATCAATCCGATGAGTTTTACAAATTTAATCAAACCGTAATTTTATGCGTTATCAGATAGATAATCATCGCCAAAAAAGTACTTGCAATAATTCCCTTTCCAAGATGATCGCTTCCCGACCGATAAGCAAAACGTAATAGCACTAAATTTATCAGTACGGCTATGGTATAGATAGCCATAGGCTTCTCGGGTAAAAAGTGAAGTGCAAGATCCGTGAAACGTACCAATACATGAGCCAATACTGGAAATGCAGCACCGATACCCAAACCTATCCAGAAATTATTTTTCACGTTTCCGACTGCTACTCTTTTCTTCAAGATGGTCAAAACTCCACGAATTCAGTTCAGGAATGGCATGATGCGCCGTCATATCAAACTGTGTAGGAACGACAGATACATAGCCATTGGCTAAAGCAAAACAATCGGTATCTTCCCCTCTGTCCTGCAACACAAATTTACCCGTTGTCCAGTAATAATCGCGATTATGTGGATCAATTCGTTCATCAAACTCTTCGACCCAATGCCCTCCAGCCTGCCTACAAATTTTAATGCCTTTAAAACCCGAAGTTTGTGGAAAATTGACATTCAACAGGGTATTTTTAGGAAGGCCGTTTGCCAGTACCTGTTCAGTAATAGATATCACATAAGGCCTGCAAGGGCTAAAATCAGCATCACGGGAAAAATTATCTAGCGAGAAGCCAATGGAAGGAATCCCTTCAATCGCTCCTTCTACCGCAGCAGACATGGTGCCGGAATACAACACATTAATGGAATTATTGAGACCATGATTAATGCCCGATACACAGATATCCGGCTTTTGACCTTTGAAAACTTTATTGACAGCAAGCTTAACACAATCTACCGGCGTCCCTGAACACTGATACATTTCAACCCCTTCATATAAATTGATTTTATCTAAACGTAACGGCCTGCCAAGTGTGATGGCGTGCCCCATACCAGATTGTGCAGAATCTGGAGCAACGACGACAACATTTCCTATTTTCTGCATTTCCTCCAACAACACCTTGATACCTGGCGCTGTGATACCATCGTCATTAACAACTAAAATATTGGGCTTCATATGTAAATTATTTTTTATTCATCGGGTCAGGGTGTATATCTACCTCATTGCGATATTTCTCTATTCCCATTTACGAAGTTAGTAAATCTGAAACCGAGATGTAAATAATATTCATACAACCACCAATTCTTCTTTCTAACTATGCGAATACTACCAACATCCTATCAAAATAATACCAAATCTACCATTAACCCCGCTATTCAATCATCTTTATAGGGTAGTAGCAGGGGGTTAACAGGGGCGTACCCCTGTTAACCCCCTGCTATCCCCCTGCAAACCCCCTGTTATTTCCTTGTTAATATAGGAATTGGTGGCAAGTTGTTATACAAACATCCGGGCGTTAAATAGAAGCATACTGAGCAAAAATAAAACCTAAAGGTGCTACGACATCGTTTGCGTAACATTGTATCGTTATTGATAAATATTAGCCTTAAATTTAGCATTCAAACAAAAAAATAATTCAGTTATGAGCGTTAATTTTGAATCCCGCTATGCAATAGGGCCCAAAGAATACAAAACTTTAGACACACAAGGATTAAGAGAAAATTTTCTAATTGAAAAAGTTTTTGAGGCAGATAAAATTCATTTTGTCTATACCCACTATGACCGCTATATGGCTGGAGGGGCGATGCCTGTCAGTTCAAAAATCAAATTAGAGACCATCTCGGCATTATTAAAAGAACCTTACTTCCTTTCGAGAAGAGAATTGGGTATTATCAATGTCGGAGGAAACGGCCAGGTCGAAGTTGACGGTGTTACCTACGATCTGAATACCAAAGAAGCGCTCTATATTGGACAGGGAGCTCAGGAAGTATATTTTTCAAGTAAAGATGCGGCGCAGCCCGCAAAGTTCTATTTAAACTCGACACCTGCACATTCCAGTTACCCTACTAAAAAAGTAACGAAAGAAGATGCAAATAAAATAGAATTGGGATCATTAGAAACGTCCAACCACCGCACAATTAATCAGATGTTATTAAACAAAGTGGTACAAACTTGTCAGTTACAGATGGGGATGACCGAGTTGAAGCCTGGGTCCGTATGGAATACCATGCCATCGCATACACACGATCGCCGTATGGAAGTTTATTTCTATTTTGAATTACCCGAAGGACAGGCTGTATCGCATTTCATGGGGCCTATTGATGAAACAAGACATATTTGGATGCAAAACGATCAAGCTGTCATTTCACCGCCATGGTCTATTCACTCAGGAGCGGGCACTTCAAATTACACCTTCATATGGGGCATGGCCGGCGAAAATCTAGATTATGATGATATGGACAAATGTGCTATTACCGAATTGAAGTGATATGAAAAAATTATTCGTATTAAGTTTAGCGCTTGGGCTTTCAACGGTTGCCTTATCGCAGAATAACAAAACAATTACCGTAAGCAACCCCAGTGCTAGCACTAGAACGGAGCTGATCAGTATTCCCTATGCAACCTTCGAAAAACATTTCGATCTAAAGGGTGCTGTGTTTACAATTGTCGATAAGGATCAAAAAGAATTCGCTTATCAGCTTGAAAAATTAGGAAAGACCACTGTACAAAACGTATTGATCCAGGTGGCCATCGCACCCAAAAGTTCCTTGACATTTGGTGTAAATGGCAGTAAGCCCACAGCATTTGCTGCCAAAACCTACGCGAGATATATCCCCGAGCGGAAGGATGATTTTGCTTGGGAAAATGACATTGCAGCATTCAGAGCCTATGGAAAGGCACTAGAGGGTAGTTCCGAAGATGCACAAGGTTTTGATTTTTGGGCAAAAAGGACCAATGATCTTGTTATTGATGAATGGTATAAAACCGGCGATTATCACGCTGATCACGGAAAAGGCTTAGACTATTATTCCGTCGGACAAACATTAGGGGTTGGCGACGCAACGCCATTCTTTGGCCAAGAGGTCGTGTACCATAAACATTATCGCCAGTACGAGGTATTAGATAATGGTCCATTACGCACTACATTCAAGCTTATTCATGAGCCTGAGCGTGTAAAAGGCCAGCAGTTACAAGTTGAAAAAACGATTTCTTTAGACGCTGGCAGCCAGTTAAATAAAATAAGCTATTCGATCAAAAACACAACGTCGGGTTCCACTCCAGTTGTGGTGGGAATCGCTAAAAGAAAAGAGGAAAAACCTCAAGTTTTAAACGATGAAAAAAATGGAATTTTAGCGTATTGGGAGCCTGCCGAAGGGGACAAGATTACAGGCACTGCAGTTATTCTTCCAGGTGTAAAGTATGTAT
The genomic region above belongs to Sphingobacterium zeae and contains:
- a CDS encoding 1,4-dihydroxy-6-naphthoate synthase gives rise to the protein MKLTLGFSPCPNDTFIFDALIHHKIDTKGLDFEVEYHDVETLNLKAFQGELDITKLSYHAFAYAVEDYELLDAGSALGFGVGPMLITKDPKLAKLLQQKLERAESMEAFDQLKVGYPGKYTTANFLLSLAFPELKNKVELVFSDIEGALLDGSIDLGLIIHENRFTYAEKGLHKVVDLGDYWEKTTKFPIPLGGIVVKRSLPEEVKDTLNAILKDSVEFAFANPKSGLEFIRAHAQEMSEEVMYKHIELYVNKYSVALGIEGRNAITKMFEKAQELGFIPHSEKKLFLS
- the surE gene encoding 5'/3'-nucleotidase SurE; translation: MKPNILVVNDDGITAPGIKVLLEEMQKIGNVVVVAPDSAQSGMGHAITLGRPLRLDKINLYEGVEMYQCSGTPVDCVKLAVNKVFKGQKPDICVSGINHGLNNSINVLYSGTMSAAVEGAIEGIPSIGFSLDNFSRDADFSPCRPYVISITEQVLANGLPKNTLLNVNFPQTSGFKGIKICRQAGGHWVEEFDERIDPHNRDYYWTTGKFVLQDRGEDTDCFALANGYVSVVPTQFDMTAHHAIPELNSWSFDHLEEKSSSRKREK
- the kduI gene encoding 5-dehydro-4-deoxy-D-glucuronate isomerase; translation: MSVNFESRYAIGPKEYKTLDTQGLRENFLIEKVFEADKIHFVYTHYDRYMAGGAMPVSSKIKLETISALLKEPYFLSRRELGIINVGGNGQVEVDGVTYDLNTKEALYIGQGAQEVYFSSKDAAQPAKFYLNSTPAHSSYPTKKVTKEDANKIELGSLETSNHRTINQMLLNKVVQTCQLQMGMTELKPGSVWNTMPSHTHDRRMEVYFYFELPEGQAVSHFMGPIDETRHIWMQNDQAVISPPWSIHSGAGTSNYTFIWGMAGENLDYDDMDKCAITELK
- a CDS encoding DUF4861 family protein is translated as MKKLFVLSLALGLSTVALSQNNKTITVSNPSASTRTELISIPYATFEKHFDLKGAVFTIVDKDQKEFAYQLEKLGKTTVQNVLIQVAIAPKSSLTFGVNGSKPTAFAAKTYARYIPERKDDFAWENDIAAFRAYGKALEGSSEDAQGFDFWAKRTNDLVIDEWYKTGDYHADHGKGLDYYSVGQTLGVGDATPFFGQEVVYHKHYRQYEVLDNGPLRTTFKLIHEPERVKGQQLQVEKTISLDAGSQLNKISYSIKNTTSGSTPVVVGIAKRKEEKPQVLNDEKNGILAYWEPAEGDKITGTAVILPGVKYVFKDSPKQFLLATTVKNNKPLIYFTGAAFNKAGKITSFDQWQSYVKTFRNNLDQPLTIKYSK